The following DNA comes from Centroberyx gerrardi isolate f3 chromosome 4, fCenGer3.hap1.cur.20231027, whole genome shotgun sequence.
CTAAGAGGTTGGTCATTGAAgcagaatggaacagaacaaagcagagTCGATTACTGCATTCTGTGTAAAGAGGAGATAATTAAGAAGAGCAGGCAGTGCACTTGACCTCGCCAGATTGTCTAATTAGAGAATAAATGTGTGCACCATGTTGAAAAAGCTGAAGTAGCCTGAATCAAAATCTGTCATTGTGTGCCAATGGAAACGCAATCAGCAGATTTGCTTGAATGAATGCTGTTGACAGAGTTCAGTTCCAGTCTGTTGCTCTGGTGATAATTGACTGCTCAGCGAAGGCGAGGAACACAGAGTCAAAGGCTGCATGTCACACTGAGAGAGAATAATCAAGAGGgaagagtgtgtagagtgtgggCTAGCCAGTAGGGCTGTTATCTGACTAATTCAATATGCAGTGTGGCGATGGCGAGTATTAGCCAGCTAGCTGTCAGTCTGTCGGAGCTGATGGCCAGGATCCAGAATGGGAATGGGGTCTTTAGCTTTCTCTTTCCGTCAAGCTGTCTCCATAACTTTTCAGCTGAACTATCACGATGGAATTAATTGCATACacagttacatttacatttacagaatCATAGGTTCCACTTTCagcactattatctccccacgaACAGTGTAGAcgtttctacaattcaatactaaatcaacaacagaaatcttcccatatgggtcaATGAGATTAACACGACCCCCTTTTTGGGGGTCCGtgtcatgaaaacatttgagaactGCTATGTTAGATTACATTGGATTTGACCGGAATCTTTTCGCTCCACATCATGGCAGAAATATTGTTGTATTTGAAAAATCTTATTAGTGAAACATGGACTGGCCTTGCTGCAACAGGCCACCACAGCTGACACAATGTTTAAACCGGTAATCTACAAAATGACACTTTGTCTCCTCTACCACATTCACTGCCAACCCTGCCCATCTAGACAACCACCTAATTCATCCACGTCTACTTCATCACTCTTCTACTTACtgtatctatctctatctgtctcttttctctctatccAACCATTTGAATATTCCTTTATAATTCTTTCTCTTGTAGAACATGCTCCGCCGTCATGATGAGTTAGAGAACGGAACAGCCTGGTCCAATTCATCAGAATCATCCGATGATTCCTCCAGTCCTCAGTTGTCTGTCGGAGGGCTGCGCAACTCCACAGACCATAAGGTAACGCAGTGGACTCTATatgttctttctcttctcttctgctctcctctgctatGATTCTATCTAGCCCTCTCTTTTCTGTTTATCCCTCTGTCATTATCGTTGTTAAAGATTAAGCTTTGTTTTTCACTACACACCTTTCTCCTGTGTCAGAGAGGACATTGAAAAGATGTTTGATGGTAACAAAGGAACTTGGGTTgagtttgagaatcactgtgcTATGCTGCATGACtcaggctggagacacactacATGACCAAACAGACTGTTGAAAGATTAGACATTACACAATTTTGGGAACACGCACTCGACGACCATGTGGATTTTCTGATCACACACTTGActaccagttggatttgggcattacacacttgacgaccagttggatttggggaacacacactaccCGAGTTCTACCAACATGCAACTCCCCAGATGTGAAGAAAACACACTCTCGCACAACTACAACACAGAACCAGAACAAACATGGAGATGCAACAATTTGCTTCTGTACTTTTTTGACTTCTCTCACACCAAGTTCTCACTGGCTGTTGCTGGTCTCCATTCTGATCTGAGTGGTTGACCAGCTCATACTACAAAAGAACTTCAAAAATATAACGCGTTCAAAATAATGGTTATGGTCCTGACTGGATCGAGAGGCAAGAGATTGAAGTCCTGAACCCTCACACACTACAGTCATGATCATCTGTACATCCAACCCAAAGATCTTGAAAATCAGCCATGATGCCAAATCAAGGCTATAATCAGCCTAAAAGTCATGTAGTGTGTTCTTGGGAttagtctatctctctctgactctctgtctctatgtttctctctctctctctctagccagTAGTGGTGACTCCAGAACTCCAGCCGACTGCAGCTGGAAGCTCCTCCCCTCAGATTGACATCTCATTTCGCCCCAGAGACTCCGCCTCCTCAACTCCAAACTCCGCCCACAAAGTTAGCACTGCCAACGAGGTGCACAACATGACAGAACACCAAGGGGAGGGCCAAAGGTATTGTTTCATTtgcaactagaagggcactcggagagcgcagacctccgccaaggttcgtgctattattgcttgttcgtgagtcagatccggatccactccaaaatttaatgggttcttccttggcccatgctacacccttccacgaagtttcatgaaaatcgggccagtagtttttccgtaatcctgctaacagacaaacaaacagacaaacaaacaaacaaacaaacggcactgaaaacataacctccttggcggaggtaactaCTTGGATTATATTCAATTGAATTTCCTGTTCTGcttcttgtgctttgttttcttctggACCTGTACTATAaacagtaactaaaccccaaacccaaatctgtggtgaagcctgacaccaaATGGTGAAAactagggtactgaactggccatctgctattggctggtctttggtgccaggtgatgtcaccttctatagagtacaacaggtggtgacattaCTCTTAATGCAATGTGTGTGGAAGTCTCGTAACATTTTCCTAAATTATATATTTCGTTGACTGTTGCCATTGATTTCCTCTCATTTTTGCTTTTCATGCAAAGAGTTTGCGAGTCTTGGAATATGCAATGTGCTGTATCGGTATGCTTTGATTCACTGATATATTAATTGATTGACAGGGAGGACGAAGAGGGGCCAGTCACGATGATGACAACTACACCTggaaatgaggaagaggagttgGCGAAACAATCACCCCTATCACCAGCGGGCGGGGTGATGCCTAACGGCCACGCCTCCCGCTCCTATTCGCGGTCGCTGAGCCACATCAGCGAAAGCAGCGCTGACGGTGTCGTCTTGACGGACAAGTCCGCCTGCGATTCGGGGGAGGCGACGTCTTTGGCGTCCGGGATCTCAATCAGTGACATTGAAATGGAGATGCCCGATAGAACGCCCGAACCGCCGAGCTCCGTTGCCACGGATGCCAAACTGTCGCCGAAGACGGTAGCTGTCGCCGAAGAAACCGCGGCGGCCAACGTCTCAGATCTCCACCCAGCGGAGGAGGAACCTACAAAACACGACAGGGAGGTTCACGAGGATAAATCCGGCGCTTCCcttgccgcctccacctccaggaCTGAAAGTGCGGACCctaacacacagtcacaaatgaacacacagtcCAATACACTCTCAGAAAGCATAGATGTGACCTATATAGCCTGCCGGGTgtcggtggaggaggaggagacgtcGGGGGCTACAGTAGATTCTGcgtccagggagggtgaggggcCGGTGGACAGCGGGGTAGAAGACGCCCTGGGAGCCGTCATCTCTTCTCTGGATGATTACAGAGGACAGTTCCCCGAGTTACAGCTGCTGGAACAAGAGCTGAGGCTGCTGCAAGTTACACTGAAGGTGAGATGGAAGTGTGCATGTACAAAGCAATACTggcttcagttcagtttcagttcagtttgggcaagtgagttttattttaaaatatcagccccgatatatggggctgatattggtctttatttaaaaatcaaatgtggtccacctctgatatgatggaggttcctccctgatcacagctagtcaatatgtttttattattattttcatatcagatgtctgaccagagaaattagggctgcacgatatatcgctTCAGCATCGTCagcgcgatgtgcgcatgcgcaatagtcacatcgcaggacgtgcgatgtcaagtaaggcaaattaactcaaacacgtcatgctacaacttttttgctgcttgatacaaaaggaaaactcgcacggttctcattttccatgactaatctacaagagaagtctgtctgatataatataatttactcagatttaagggtttgttataagagtagcgtattttacctttccagctttcgcggctccgaaccgtagttgggaagcctctggtgttgtgctagcctactttagcttagcctggctcatagctggtaacaagctttttactaagagtccggaccaactctgcagtggagaactggcactttatttcggtacagcagcgaacataatgcacggcctctcgtgacattctaagctcttttcccgctaactatggtaactttactcacttggcatcctgcaactcactctggctgcggctaaaaacacactcacttcctactacgtcacccgcacaggttacccacaaggccaccttcttaaagtgacaaggcttgatagagcgattcaagtcatttggtgaaaattcctgtattttttcatatcgcaatatatatcgcagaaaaaaaatatattgcaatgtcagttttttccaatatcgtgcagccctaagataaatcattccagtgtggcgtggaggattttactcaacagtctgtaaaacctgcagtgaaacctgcctcactctgccttaagaagctgctaacacacctacaactatttcattagtctggctttcaatggagagttttagtgtcccatgatggtctaaatgctgtttcagaggcttttccatcccaACCCTGAGCTtttgatattgaatatcagcacaaaatattgtctatcaGCAGCTTAGATCCAAACATATTGGTATCCATATTGGACGTGAaacatattggtcgaacccaaATTCAAATATTCAATTCTTATCTAGTAACAGACTAACCTGGCTTGAGAATGTCTTCAGCAACCAAATAATGAAAGAATTACCACTCTATCATTACCATATATGAAGAATTTCTCATTTCAAGGGTCTGAGGACACAATGACTGGATAAAGCACTGTTTTCATTCTGGCCCGCCTGGTGAGCAGCATAGATAAAATACCGCAGGAGGGCGGACTGTCCCTCACAGTACAACAAACGAGAGTGGAgcgaggaagagaaacagagctTCCCAGAAATCCCTGTTTCCCAGGGGGGGCAGGAGTAGGGCGCGGACCTTCCTGCCCCTCCTGAAGCCTTACCCACCCCACAGTGCGCTGGGAGATGTTAGTagaatatgtttgtgtatgtgtgtgtgtgtctgtgcacttTGAAGCATGGTGTCTACTTTCCACGTTCTTCCTCACTGAGTCAGGGCTCTGATgccaaaaaaaaccctaaaaaaaCAATTGCAATACATTTTGACCAGAGTGCATTTAAACTGTGGTCTGGGACCTCAGACTCTACAACAGTAATAGAATGTTTTAATGAGATTCAGTTTATTGACAGAAAAAGGTTTAAGAGCAGGTGCTTCAGATGATGTTTTTTATTCGCTCtgtatgttgtttttgtcctgcaaaaaccttgtatctccaatttttcagtttttatggtattttattttattaacacCTGACATTGTACCCCACGTGCACAAACTGTGTAACCCTGAGACTAAGCCAAAATGTTGATAATGGATTATTCAGTTGGGGAAAACGAAGAACGAGCAAAGCATTTTCCATTCTGAATGCACACCTTGTGAGGTCACTGCCccaaaaaatgcattaaaaaccaAACAGTTCAGCCAGTTGTTTAACACCCACCTTCCAACCCCAACCATTTTGAAATCTTTGTAAAAATCCATTAACATCAATGGGGGGAAATCAACCAGTTTGCCTCAGTCCCTAAGGAGTAGACTccttggagatatgaggtttctgGATTGACTCAATGTTTGACATAAGGGTGTAACCAGGTTTGTGTGGCAATGTATATCTCTGTGTATCTGTACACTTGTGTGAATGAGCTTCCCTATTGGCCTGATTTGAGTGTCCATGCATGTTCAATATCGGACCAGGATtattctttctgtgtgtgtgtgtgtgtgtgtgtgtgtgtgtgtgtgtgtgtgtgttaatgtgtatcCATACATTTGTGTGCATCTATGTACATATCTGACTGTTGGCCTGTGGTCTGACTATggatctgtttgtttgttgttgttacatttgtgtgtgtgtgtgtgtgtgtgtgtgtgtgcagggcggTAGGCGCAGCCGGTCGGCCAGCGTTGTCAGCCTCACCGTGGAAACGGCTCTGGGCAGCTTTGACTTCCTCAACACCTCCGatatggaggaggaagaggaggaagagggcgaGAAGAGGACTAGAAATGGCAGGTTAGTAGTGAAAATGAACTTATCATGAAATCAACCTATATCCATTTTGTCTTTTAGTCTTACAATAAATCATTTCTGAGTACAAAAGGAACTCTTTGAGGAGCCCTATGCTATAAAGAAACAATTTAGAAGTCTTAATTATGGGAAAGATACAAGTTCTGAAAGCAGTGAAATTCTGAAATGTCCttgttgtgttttcatgtcaGTCTTTTTAAAAGCTGAAATTCATTTTCCCCTTGAGGTAAGTTACTAAACTGAAGTGAACTTAAAGAAAATATCAGATAACATTTCAGATGTGATAGCAATCATATTTAATTTAAGCCTAAATATAATTTCCAAGATGACAAAGTgtagattttgtttttacaggAATAGTACTTCAACTTTGATTTGCCATGTCAAACTTGTGCTGTTGAGGAGTCTCATCATATTGTGGTAGTTTGCTGCTATCTAGTGGAGGTACCATGTACCATCACTTTGTACCATGGACAGAAACCATTGTATCAACTATACTGGTCTTTGCAGTCATGAGAGCATTTGAAGAGGGTGGAAAGGGGATTTTAACACAAATTATTACATGCATCACCTTTATTTGTAGGGGGAAAATAAggatacagagagaaattatTCTGTTACTCTAGtctgaattttcatttcataCATGTCTtcacatattttcattcattttcatgttgttCCTTTTCTCAGCATGTTCTACCACTGCTGTTTTTCACatcctcataatgctgtaattaATTTCTTGACACGTTGGAATTGTCAGCTGCATTAGGTTTACTAATCATATTATTTCTCttctatttcaatttcatgTGTCCTATTGCTGTttactgctgcaacaacccaattcccttttattaaaaatcagatctggtccagccAGTGTGctccacctctgatgtgatggatgtgatgcagttttatcgattacatatttattgtagaattgatcaatactatactggctgtctatgggaagattgtaacctgaactgattctaatgagacatttccATTGGATATGTAGGCATTTATGAATGcatgaaaatgttattattattattattactactactatactggtttcagtggagcgttttagtgtcacatgatggtgtaaatgctgtttcagagactatTCCACCCCGAAAAGAAAAAGatattaaagatattgaatattggtgaAAAATATCGGCTACCGGCAGCTTTAATCACAAaacattatatatttttttaaattgttaatATTAGAATATAttagtattggccttcaaaaaccaaatCCAGTCAACACTAACTCTTGTGTATTTAATCCCAGCCCTTCATTTGCAGTTTCATCAGTCACTCTTGTCTCTGTGTGCAGGTGTCATCAGGACGGAGGCTGGgacgccccctcctcccccaccacccccctcaCCACCGGCTGTTCTGTTCTAGACCGCTCTCTGGTGGTCCACCTGAAGAACTGCAGCTCCCAGCTACTGGTAAGACACTCAAATAACTGATCACACTCCAGTAGAAGTATATAAAGTGGTTTTAATGATATGTGGGGAGttgtggagggtaaacccacctaaattcaCTTTACCCACCTATAAATTCATGATGAATTTCTaggttattattgttgttactaTTATTGTCTCATAACTTACACAGGTCTGATACTacttattatgatgatgataataagtagtatcagtagtatcatttaagggggaaaaaatgctaATTTGATAATAATTGTAATAACAACACtttaataattttatatttttctgaaaatataatgtatttctcttcatattgttggttgtttgccttatgatgatcagtGAAGGGAAGTCATAGCttatcttcttttttgtttAACTCTACAtcattatgtacagtatatgcctaTAAAGCAACATAATACAAATGCTAAAAGACTAGAGTTAAGACACAGGGTGAGAAAACACACCAAAATCCTCTGTAGTAGGAGAAGATCTTCACAGTCCGTAGAGAGAAGGATTTCCATCTGGATGAGGGTTCCGCTGATATGGGATTTTGaattggattgaagctgccaatagccaatattttgtaccaatattcaatatctttaaatttgaccattttcgaaaaaatattacaagtattcagtatttccctcaaaattgtattcttgtcaggggcTTTAAAGCCACTAAAACaccatttagaccatgggacactaaaactctccactgaaacccaggatactattactactactactactactaccattaatgataataataatagtagtagtagttgtagcagtagtagtaatactaaaCATACGggtgcatacttgtgtggaatctgatcaaaatgtctcattagaatcagttcaggttgaggtcttcccatagacaaccagtgtagtgttgatcaattctacaatcagtttgtaatcaatcaaactgcatcatatccatcatatcagaggtgaaccacaCTGACTTGCTTATATCAGATATTTAATATAAGACCTATATTAGCCCCcacatatcagtctaaccttaCACAATACAGTTCAATTCAAAAACTTTAGAGAGATGCACCGTTTGTATAGACTGTTAAGAGAGGCCAAAGTTATGAAAATGATATCGTATatattaaaatacattatgttgaatGTAAGTATAAATATAATACATGTTTCTTGCAGCGTTTGGGTATGTTTGGCCCTCTGCGGTGTGGAGAGATGTACGCTTTAGACAGACTGCTGAGAGAGGCTCGAGTCCTGGAGATCGTACGACGCATCGCCAAGGAAAACCCAGGACGACTCACACAACCTGACGAAGGTAAGGTTCTCTCTAtacatctgtctgtttctctcctcatctgtgTATCTGTCCATTACTTCACCTATCCCATCCTGACCAGAGTGATCATTTCCCTATGCAGCTTAATAGATTAATAAATctattaaagctacactaggcaggATTTCTATGTCAAAATGATcttcttatcagcctaaatcataaagtggagctgcaacagagaagagtgccCCATCCCCACTATTGTTTTTTtgaatcaaaattgagttatccacatgATCTCTCCCTCCCATGAGCCACTTTATGCTTATATGGtgttatattttaaaaaataatagtgTTTTGGggctaaatatttaaaaaggtaGAAAGTAAATAACAGTTTTGCCTGTAATTATTTCACCTTTTTGGTCATCTTGACAGCATCACAGGTTGATAAACAGTGTCCTCAAAATTTGAatagttacctcttgctgccacttggggccgccaatgtgcgaaaattgcatagtgcagctttaactaatgtaataataatgaataaaatttCCCCATGCCTCTCCTCATTCccacatttaacattttagagTTGTAAAAGTTCAGTTATATTCAGTTAGAAACTCTTAACTTTATGTCTCTCTGGCTTTTATGGAGCTTAATCTACTTATTCAGTCAGTTTAAGTTCAACATCTGTAACTTGTTTTCTTGATTTCCATCTTTTTAATTCTTGAATGTGACAAAAATTAATGTCAAAAGAGATGGAGGATGAATTGTAATTTCttccctcctcatccttctcttcctccctctatcctttcttccctccatcaCAGTTATACCGCAACTGGAGCAGTGTCAGGGCGCTGTGTCGCTATGGCAACAGTGCGTGGGGCAGGGCAGTGTGTACAGCGTCTCCACGGAAACCTTCCTGGTCACCCTGGCGACAGCCTACTCCGCCAAACTGCCCGAGAGGGCCGCCAACATGGCGGACACAGGTACAGGAAGAACAGGACGTTGGTGTGTACATgcgagcttgtgtgtgtgtgccatattcatacctctgtttgtgtgtgtgtgtgtgtgtgtgtgtccagtgttcTTACATCTGGTGGAGCGGGTGCTGGAGCAGCGGTTACCCAGGCGAGGCGGCAACAGAGACAAAGTGATGGTGACGGTGTTCCAGCTGTGGAGCTACCTGGAGGCCGACGGCATCAgcgacatggacacacacatcactgaaCTGGCTGAAGagggtaggacacacacacacacacacacacacgtaaagacACGTTCCTCAGGATACATTCAAAAtaactatgtttacatgcagaaaaatgtgttgaacagtcatcagtctgtgttgttcaaagcattccaggagttattttatgatgaaaagttgtcatttacatttttggtgtacccactttccctcaacctgcctcgtctacttctacttcagttagtgatttcttacatttcccagaatgcctttcgacaaaccccagagaaggggtgtgaacttgctgcatgcgtgcgtgtagctggagagagtgatagtgatagtaaaAGCAGAGTTTTTCCCGTCTAGAAAAAGCAAGAGTTGTGCCCCTTAATCAAAatacaacatgtcttgtggctgcattgcattctggtctattgaggctactgtcagtggagaaattggtccctctgcctcttctacgatggatttctccctgtgtgattgcaTGAAAATATACTTgactattttgacatttttttccttttttgcatCAATGCACTTTTTCCAGAACGCCTTAATACATGCAGTattatatttaacatttttaagtgtCCTCATCTCTTTTAAAGAGGTTGTAACATGACACCATGTTGTCATATTAACTATTAGAGTATATATTAGACTCAGGACCCTCTAACTGCAGCCATTACATTTTGCGATACTGTATGTATagacacatacaagcacacatatacactgacAAAATTACCATTGAATataaggcacacacacacacacaaacattgatAAACATCCCTCCTcatttcatcaaaattggacctGCGATttcaaattttgacctttaaatATAGCGCCCTCATTAGGCCAATCGGTGCACtttgtaaggatagctggatttTTGTAGCAAGTTTCATGTCAGTCGGACTTAAATGGCGTAGGAGTTAAAAGTTTGACCTTTCATTACAGCACCCCATTAAGCCAATAAGTGTAATTTGTTAAACTGTGGAAGATGGtgccaagatgcatcatccctccatttcttgttctttttccttgtcttcctcctcGCCCTCTTCTGTACATTCTCTGCATATGAGTCGGTACttatttctgtacatatgctAATTCCATCTGTACATGTGATCATAATGAAAGTTAATACAGACAACAGTTGCATGTTGTCAGTTTATCCGTACATATGGTTCCTCTATCCAGACTTTTTGATCATGTGAACAGGTAGTAATGCACAAATCAAAATCTGCAGATCCTTTACGTATCTAAATGGGCAAATTGGATACATTTGATAAAGTGAATAGTTTTTTATAAAGCATGTCTGCATATgcagacactttctgtacatatgtattgCCTTCTGTAGACCTGTTAATGTGACAGGATTCCCACTTGTCATGAAATATCTGgaatatgtatataatatatacaggGAATTTGTTAAATTCTTTGGGGAAAGTCGGGGGAATATCGGGGAATTGTACAAATGgttcactttacaggaatatagcagaatgtattttacaagttGTTTGACACATTCATTGTATTATATAGTAGTTTTCAGTGCAAATGTCAGACTGCTCACCTCAAATGTAGTGGAAATCAGACTGCACACCATTAAAGGTGCAGTGCGAttagaattgcatttctcaatttcatggtataatttaacaaacCTGTTAATGTTTGTTGTTTAAAATTAACCAAATTATTCTAACTGTCAGCactgtggaaatttgactaacaCCCTTTGAAAAACTCTGTTGTCaaagaatcaaacagatttcgAATTctaatctacttcctggtgtaaatgatgtcacctacacccaggttttaatggatgctctgattggtcgacagtatgcatagttaatcaggtgAAAATAGCCAGCTGGCTACTTGCCAAACTAGTTCCAActctggatatttgttccccaaagatagaaatattgtctccactcagtcctacaagctttgtaccatcaaaccatcaaaaactgggggaaaaaatgatgctcattgtgttagaaatcaacatcaaataCACATTCTACacattctagtgttgaaattgtcagttgcatTATGTTTATTACCCCCAATTTTGCTATATTCCTctgtatattctatttttctttgtgtttctttgtgtttcatATCCTACTActattttcttcttcctccttcattCCTGCAGTCTGGTTGGTCCAGAGCCTTGCATCATGTGACCAGGAAGTACTGGTGCGCACTCTGCGGCGCCCCCCGGAGTGCAGCCTGAAGAGGGACGGGCTTCACGCCGTCGCCAAATTACTGAAAGACCCGCGAGGGAAAGTGTCGGCCTCCGCCAGCTCGCTGCTGCGAAGCCTGGCCGACCAGCCCAGACAccgagagagggtgagaggccactgtgtgtgtgtgtgtgtgtgtgtgtgtgtgtaggttctTGTGCCTCCGTCCTGATGAGAACCAGTTAGAGTTTCACACCTTCAGACTGGTGACATTTCTGCAAAGTGACGACATTTTGACCGGTCCTCGCTTTTTCAAGTGTTAcattcagtggttctcaacgtggggtccggggaccaccaggggtccttgagggggttccaggggatccccagcaaattgatgaattgttaaacttcactattGTTTCATTTAAGTGAACACaatcagagaatgtagaagaatgactgttttgatcatagtttctctgttatctatACGtataatacagatagtcatggaattctggacaaaatcatatcattTGTGGTATATGACTATAATATACGTATGTCTAtgtaataataagaagaagaaattgcaCAGTGTTTAACATTCACACCGAACAGGGCAGTTGTATGTTGAATTCAGAATCAGAGTGTTTTCAAATCCCATCCTATTAACACTGTTCATTTGAGTGTTAAATGTGATAAGTTGAAACTTCAGCGATCCCTGTGCTAATATTCGGAtagagcaggaaaaaaaattgaatttaaataaaaatagagcaaGTCAGGGTCATGTAAACATACGCAGCCGACCATTTCAACACTACAACATGTTGTGAAGAAGATATGAATGGAAGGTATGAGGAAAAAGAATAGATTACAATAGGAATCAAATCATGATGGTATGGTGATTTTGTGTTATTGTGATACATGATTCTGCTGCCTAAAATGATggtaacaagcacattt
Coding sequences within:
- the ripor1 gene encoding rho family-interacting cell polarization regulator 1; translated protein: MSLSVRPARRLVSRSITRSQSFAGVNTYDKPYRNLLVFSTPGLTRKPSRASRMFTMSTKSNPPPKIPQPERLDEVYEALKKGLQSYLQVHQIELDSLSRQMKESKRNSRLGFLYELDKQVKVNERFIRRLEFHLSKIEELYEAYCLQRRLRDGANKMVKAYTASPGSKEARESLSEANKGYKEYTENMCVLESELENQLGEFHIKMKGLAGFARLCAGDQYEIFMKYGRQRWRLRGRIEINGKQVWDSEEMVFLPLITEFLSIKVTELKSLANHVVVGSVSCETKDLFAALPQTVAVDINDLGTIKLSLEVTWNPFDKDDQVSAASSVNKAPTINKRFSTVFNQSPPDTPSLREQAFYNMLRRHDELENGTAWSNSSESSDDSSSPQLSVGGLRNSTDHKPVVVTPELQPTAAGSSSPQIDISFRPRDSASSTPNSAHKVSTANEVHNMTEHQGEGQREDEEGPVTMMTTTPGNEEEELAKQSPLSPAGGVMPNGHASRSYSRSLSHISESSADGVVLTDKSACDSGEATSLASGISISDIEMEMPDRTPEPPSSVATDAKLSPKTVAVAEETAAANVSDLHPAEEEPTKHDREVHEDKSGASLAASTSRTESADPNTQSQMNTQSNTLSESIDVTYIACRVSVEEEETSGATVDSASREGEGPVDSGVEDALGAVISSLDDYRGQFPELQLLEQELRLLQVTLKGGRRSRSASVVSLTVETALGSFDFLNTSDMEEEEEEEGEKRTRNGRCHQDGGWDAPSSPTTPLTTGCSVLDRSLVVHLKNCSSQLLRLGMFGPLRCGEMYALDRLLREARVLEIVRRIAKENPGRLTQPDEVIPQLEQCQGAVSLWQQCVGQGSVYSVSTETFLVTLATAYSAKLPERAANMADTVFLHLVERVLEQRLPRRGGNRDKVMVTVFQLWSYLEADGISDMDTHITELAEEVWLVQSLASCDQEVLVRTLRRPPECSLKRDGLHAVAKLLKDPRGKVSASASSLLRSLADQPRHRERALVSCLELLEDESVETRVCGCKALACLKAKESIDQLVYLCRTDKEEVRDAAKQALLVLGEEGKMAHRHVETSQDGIPRLFAPGSMASTAF